The following are encoded together in the Oncorhynchus gorbuscha isolate QuinsamMale2020 ecotype Even-year unplaced genomic scaffold, OgorEven_v1.0 Un_scaffold_1009, whole genome shotgun sequence genome:
- the LOC124020974 gene encoding B-cell receptor CD22-like isoform X3 yields MVLRTAGSVLVVFLWSVAVVLGQYGWSVTYTKNSICALKGSTVELSCSYTYPRGHRVRTIGWSYWNSDAGRFVEIQSNNEGRVEYRQTTEKDSTLRITDLRQSDKDTYYFRYKTDKSDWKTAQRGVTLSVTELQVEVTGQWNVKTLTCRTSCSLPGNPTYVWYKNRQYLDERTSSIYSRYVYIENAGSYSCAVKGHEDLHSPAVCVHNSNCWSVTYTKRRICVLKGSTVEISCSYTHPTSYIEQDILLEMDPTSVSEGERVTLRCRTQCAVALNPTCIWYKNGQRLTNPVTSYNSLILDPVTSYNSLILEPISSEDAGNYSCAVEGFERILSPEETLTVRYGPKTTSVSVSPSGEIVEGSSVTLTCNSDANPPVDKYTWYKKNGGHNQSISNQNTGPHHTFNQVKSSDTGEYYCEAQNELGTDRPESINMDVKYGPKNTSVSVSPSGEIVEGSSVTLTCSSDANPPVDKYTWYKTNIASAKASGQSYSITNIISEDRGEYYCEAQNRRGSMNSTAQMIIVAVKQTSVLTAAVGITVVVLVLILCLSGLMWFRKKASKPTSNTGDTSENEQGDSSPVYDNISGMAMTSTAAQTVATDDQDDVHYASVHFQEVLLYSTIQPSQAQEQDEDIQYATLKLNLLSDATCPTAADPGAAEEDYFVLYSTVNKSRTKKT; encoded by the exons ATGGTCTTGAGAACAGCAGGAAGTGTGTTGGTGGTCTTTCTCTGGTCTGTAGCAG TGGTACTCGGGCAGTATGGATGGAGTGTGACCTACACCAAGAATAGTATCTGTGCCTTGAAGGGGTCAACAGTGGAGCTGTCCTGTTCTTACACATATCCCAGAGGTCATAGAGTCAGAACAATTGGATGGTCTTATTGGAATAGTGATGCGGGTCGATTTGTTGAAATCCAATCTAATAATGAGGGTCGTGTGGAGTACCGTCAGACAACAGAGAAGGACTCTACCCTGAGAATCACAGACCTGAGACAGAGTGACAAAGATACATATTACTTCAGATATAAAACAGACAAGTCCGATTGGAAAACTGCCCAACGTggagtcactctctctgtcactg AACTGCAGGTGGAGGTGACAGGACAATGGAATGTGAAAACACTGACCTGTAGAACCAGCTGCAGCCTGCCTGGTAATCCCACCTACGTCTGGTACAAGAACAGACAATATCTAGATGAGAGGACTTCCTCTATATACTCTAGATATGTCTACATTGAGAATGCAGGCAGCTACTCCTGTGCTGTAAAAGGCCATGAGGATCTCCACTCTCCTGCAGTCT GTGTTCATAATTCAAACTGCTGGAGTGTGACTTACACCAAGAGGAGAATCTGTGTCTTGAAGGGCTCCACAGTGGAAATATCCTGCTCTTACACTCATCCCACTAGTTATATAGAACAAG ATATCCTGTTGGAGATGGATCCTACGTCTGtgtcagagggggagagagtcacGCTGAGATGTAGAACCCAATGTGCAGTCGCTCTGAACCCCACCTGCATCTGGTACAAGAACGGACAACGTCTGACCAACCCAGTCACCAGTTATAACAGCCTGATCCTAGACCCAGTCACCAGTTATAACAGCCTAATCCTAGAACCAATCAGCAGTGAGGATGCAGGGAACTACTCCTGTGCTGTAGAAGGTTTTGAGAGAATCCTCTCTCCAGAAGAGACTCTCACTGTCAGAT ATGGCCCAAAGACCACCTcagtgtcagtcagtccctctggtgaAATAGTGGAGGGCAGTTCAGTGACTCTGACCTGCAACAGTGATGCCAACCCACCTGTGGACAAATACACCTGGTACAAGAAGAATGGAGGTCACAATCAGAGTATCTCCAATCAGAACACAGGACCACATCATACCTTCAACCAAGTCAAgtcatctgatactggggagtaCTACTGCGAGGCCCAGAATGAGTTGGGGACAGACAGGCCTGAGTCTATCAACATGGATGTGAAAT ACGGCCCAAAGAACACCTcagtgtcagtcagtccctctggtgaAATAGTGGAGGGCAGTTCAGTGACTCTGACCTGCAGCAGTGATGCCAACCCACCTGTGGACAAATACACCTGGTACAAGACGAACATAGCCTCAGCAAAAGCATCAGGACAGAGTTACAGCATCACTAACATCATCtctgaggacagaggagaataTTACTGTGAGGCCCAGAATAGAAGAGGATCTATGAACTCTACAGCTCAGATGATCATTGTAGCAG TGAAACAAACCTCAGTTCTGACTGCAGCTGTAGGGATCACAGTGGTTGTTCTGGttctcatcctctgtctctctggactCATGTGGTTCAG GAAGAAGGCCTCCAAACCCACCTCCAACACAGGAGACACATCAGAAAATGAACAG ggaGACTCTAGTCCAGTGTATGACAACATCTCAGGCATGGCCATGACCTCTACTGCAGCACAGACAGTGGCCACAGATGACCAGGATGACGTTCACTACGCCAGCGTCCACTTCCAGGAAGTCCTTCTGTACTCGACCATCCAACCGTCTCAAGCCCAGGAACAGGACGAGGATATCCAGTACGCTACTCTGAAATTAAACCTCCTGAGTGATGCCACCTG cCCCACAGCAGCAGACCCTGGTGCTGCTGAGGAGGACTACTTTGTTCTCTACAGCACAGTCAACAAATCCAGAACCAAGAAGACCTGA
- the LOC124020974 gene encoding B-cell receptor CD22-like isoform X4, which translates to MVLRTAGSVLVVFLWSVAVVLGQYGWSVTYTKNSICALKGSTVELSCSYTYPRGHRVRTIGWSYWNSDAGRFVEIQSNNEGRVEYRQTTEKDSTLRITDLRQSDKDTYYFRYKTDKSDWKTAQRGVTLSVTELQVEVTGQWNVKTLTCRTSCSLPGNPTYVWYKNRQYLDERTSSIYSRYVYIENAGSYSCAVKGHEDLHSPAVCVHNSNCWSVTYTKRRICVLKGSTVEISCSYTHPTSYIEQGSFWFTQKDPVDVSSYPESAGRVQYNRNTENHHTMTITHLTEKDSAEYIFRLITYKGRFSGLPGVMLTVTDILLEMDPTSVSEGERVTLRCRTQCAVALNPTCIWYKNGQRLTNPVTSYNSLILDPVTSYNSLILEPISSEDAGNYSCAVEGFERILSPEETLTVRYGPKNTSVSVSPSGEIVEGSSVTLTCSSDANPPVDKYTWYKTNIASAKASGQSYSITNIISEDRGEYYCEAQNRRGSMNSTAQMIIVAVKQTSVLTAAVGITVVVLVLILCLSGLMWFRKKASKPTSNTGDTSENEQGDSSPVYDNISGMAMTSTAAQTVATDDQDDVHYASVHFQEVLLYSTIQPSQAQEQDEDIQYATLKLNLLSDATCPTAADPGAAEEDYFVLYSTVNKSRTKKT; encoded by the exons ATGGTCTTGAGAACAGCAGGAAGTGTGTTGGTGGTCTTTCTCTGGTCTGTAGCAG TGGTACTCGGGCAGTATGGATGGAGTGTGACCTACACCAAGAATAGTATCTGTGCCTTGAAGGGGTCAACAGTGGAGCTGTCCTGTTCTTACACATATCCCAGAGGTCATAGAGTCAGAACAATTGGATGGTCTTATTGGAATAGTGATGCGGGTCGATTTGTTGAAATCCAATCTAATAATGAGGGTCGTGTGGAGTACCGTCAGACAACAGAGAAGGACTCTACCCTGAGAATCACAGACCTGAGACAGAGTGACAAAGATACATATTACTTCAGATATAAAACAGACAAGTCCGATTGGAAAACTGCCCAACGTggagtcactctctctgtcactg AACTGCAGGTGGAGGTGACAGGACAATGGAATGTGAAAACACTGACCTGTAGAACCAGCTGCAGCCTGCCTGGTAATCCCACCTACGTCTGGTACAAGAACAGACAATATCTAGATGAGAGGACTTCCTCTATATACTCTAGATATGTCTACATTGAGAATGCAGGCAGCTACTCCTGTGCTGTAAAAGGCCATGAGGATCTCCACTCTCCTGCAGTCT GTGTTCATAATTCAAACTGCTGGAGTGTGACTTACACCAAGAGGAGAATCTGTGTCTTGAAGGGCTCCACAGTGGAAATATCCTGCTCTTACACTCATCCCACTAGTTATATAGAACAAGGTTCATTCTGGTTTACACAGAAAGACCCTGTAGATGTCAGTTCATATCCAGAGTCTGCAGGTCGTGTGCAGTACAATAGGAACACAGAGAACCACCACACCATGACAATAACACACCTGACAGAGAAGGACTCGGCTGAATACATATTCAGATTAATAACATACAAGGGGAGATTTTCTGGCCTTCCTGGTGTGATGTTGACTGTCACAG ATATCCTGTTGGAGATGGATCCTACGTCTGtgtcagagggggagagagtcacGCTGAGATGTAGAACCCAATGTGCAGTCGCTCTGAACCCCACCTGCATCTGGTACAAGAACGGACAACGTCTGACCAACCCAGTCACCAGTTATAACAGCCTGATCCTAGACCCAGTCACCAGTTATAACAGCCTAATCCTAGAACCAATCAGCAGTGAGGATGCAGGGAACTACTCCTGTGCTGTAGAAGGTTTTGAGAGAATCCTCTCTCCAGAAGAGACTCTCACTGTCAGAT ACGGCCCAAAGAACACCTcagtgtcagtcagtccctctggtgaAATAGTGGAGGGCAGTTCAGTGACTCTGACCTGCAGCAGTGATGCCAACCCACCTGTGGACAAATACACCTGGTACAAGACGAACATAGCCTCAGCAAAAGCATCAGGACAGAGTTACAGCATCACTAACATCATCtctgaggacagaggagaataTTACTGTGAGGCCCAGAATAGAAGAGGATCTATGAACTCTACAGCTCAGATGATCATTGTAGCAG TGAAACAAACCTCAGTTCTGACTGCAGCTGTAGGGATCACAGTGGTTGTTCTGGttctcatcctctgtctctctggactCATGTGGTTCAG GAAGAAGGCCTCCAAACCCACCTCCAACACAGGAGACACATCAGAAAATGAACAG ggaGACTCTAGTCCAGTGTATGACAACATCTCAGGCATGGCCATGACCTCTACTGCAGCACAGACAGTGGCCACAGATGACCAGGATGACGTTCACTACGCCAGCGTCCACTTCCAGGAAGTCCTTCTGTACTCGACCATCCAACCGTCTCAAGCCCAGGAACAGGACGAGGATATCCAGTACGCTACTCTGAAATTAAACCTCCTGAGTGATGCCACCTG cCCCACAGCAGCAGACCCTGGTGCTGCTGAGGAGGACTACTTTGTTCTCTACAGCACAGTCAACAAATCCAGAACCAAGAAGACCTGA
- the LOC124020974 gene encoding B-cell receptor CD22-like isoform X1, whose amino-acid sequence MVLRTAGSVLVVFLWSVAVVLGQYGWSVTYTKNSICALKGSTVELSCSYTYPRGHRVRTIGWSYWNSDAGRFVEIQSNNEGRVEYRQTTEKDSTLRITDLRQSDKDTYYFRYKTDKSDWKTAQRGVTLSVTELQVEVTGQWNVKTLTCRTSCSLPGNPTYVWYKNRQYLDERTSSIYSRYVYIENAGSYSCAVKGHEDLHSPAVCVHNSNCWSVTYTKRRICVLKGSTVEISCSYTHPTSYIEQGSFWFTQKDPVDVSSYPESAGRVQYNRNTENHHTMTITHLTEKDSAEYIFRLITYKGRFSGLPGVMLTVTDILLEMDPTSVSEGERVTLRCRTQCAVALNPTCIWYKNGQRLTNPVTSYNSLILDPVTSYNSLILEPISSEDAGNYSCAVEGFERILSPEETLTVRYGPKTTSVSVSPSGEIVEGSSVTLTCNSDANPPVDKYTWYKKNGGHNQSISNQNTGPHHTFNQVKSSDTGEYYCEAQNELGTDRPESINMDVKYGPKNTSVSVSPSGEIVEGSSVTLTCSSDANPPVDKYTWYKTNIASAKASGQSYSITNIISEDRGEYYCEAQNRRGSMNSTAQMIIVAVKQTSVLTAAVGITVVVLVLILCLSGLMWFRKKASKPTSNTGDTSENEQGDSSPVYDNISGMAMTSTAAQTVATDDQDDVHYASVHFQEVLLYSTIQPSQAQEQDEDIQYATLKLNLLSDATCPTAADPGAAEEDYFVLYSTVNKSRTKKT is encoded by the exons ATGGTCTTGAGAACAGCAGGAAGTGTGTTGGTGGTCTTTCTCTGGTCTGTAGCAG TGGTACTCGGGCAGTATGGATGGAGTGTGACCTACACCAAGAATAGTATCTGTGCCTTGAAGGGGTCAACAGTGGAGCTGTCCTGTTCTTACACATATCCCAGAGGTCATAGAGTCAGAACAATTGGATGGTCTTATTGGAATAGTGATGCGGGTCGATTTGTTGAAATCCAATCTAATAATGAGGGTCGTGTGGAGTACCGTCAGACAACAGAGAAGGACTCTACCCTGAGAATCACAGACCTGAGACAGAGTGACAAAGATACATATTACTTCAGATATAAAACAGACAAGTCCGATTGGAAAACTGCCCAACGTggagtcactctctctgtcactg AACTGCAGGTGGAGGTGACAGGACAATGGAATGTGAAAACACTGACCTGTAGAACCAGCTGCAGCCTGCCTGGTAATCCCACCTACGTCTGGTACAAGAACAGACAATATCTAGATGAGAGGACTTCCTCTATATACTCTAGATATGTCTACATTGAGAATGCAGGCAGCTACTCCTGTGCTGTAAAAGGCCATGAGGATCTCCACTCTCCTGCAGTCT GTGTTCATAATTCAAACTGCTGGAGTGTGACTTACACCAAGAGGAGAATCTGTGTCTTGAAGGGCTCCACAGTGGAAATATCCTGCTCTTACACTCATCCCACTAGTTATATAGAACAAGGTTCATTCTGGTTTACACAGAAAGACCCTGTAGATGTCAGTTCATATCCAGAGTCTGCAGGTCGTGTGCAGTACAATAGGAACACAGAGAACCACCACACCATGACAATAACACACCTGACAGAGAAGGACTCGGCTGAATACATATTCAGATTAATAACATACAAGGGGAGATTTTCTGGCCTTCCTGGTGTGATGTTGACTGTCACAG ATATCCTGTTGGAGATGGATCCTACGTCTGtgtcagagggggagagagtcacGCTGAGATGTAGAACCCAATGTGCAGTCGCTCTGAACCCCACCTGCATCTGGTACAAGAACGGACAACGTCTGACCAACCCAGTCACCAGTTATAACAGCCTGATCCTAGACCCAGTCACCAGTTATAACAGCCTAATCCTAGAACCAATCAGCAGTGAGGATGCAGGGAACTACTCCTGTGCTGTAGAAGGTTTTGAGAGAATCCTCTCTCCAGAAGAGACTCTCACTGTCAGAT ATGGCCCAAAGACCACCTcagtgtcagtcagtccctctggtgaAATAGTGGAGGGCAGTTCAGTGACTCTGACCTGCAACAGTGATGCCAACCCACCTGTGGACAAATACACCTGGTACAAGAAGAATGGAGGTCACAATCAGAGTATCTCCAATCAGAACACAGGACCACATCATACCTTCAACCAAGTCAAgtcatctgatactggggagtaCTACTGCGAGGCCCAGAATGAGTTGGGGACAGACAGGCCTGAGTCTATCAACATGGATGTGAAAT ACGGCCCAAAGAACACCTcagtgtcagtcagtccctctggtgaAATAGTGGAGGGCAGTTCAGTGACTCTGACCTGCAGCAGTGATGCCAACCCACCTGTGGACAAATACACCTGGTACAAGACGAACATAGCCTCAGCAAAAGCATCAGGACAGAGTTACAGCATCACTAACATCATCtctgaggacagaggagaataTTACTGTGAGGCCCAGAATAGAAGAGGATCTATGAACTCTACAGCTCAGATGATCATTGTAGCAG TGAAACAAACCTCAGTTCTGACTGCAGCTGTAGGGATCACAGTGGTTGTTCTGGttctcatcctctgtctctctggactCATGTGGTTCAG GAAGAAGGCCTCCAAACCCACCTCCAACACAGGAGACACATCAGAAAATGAACAG ggaGACTCTAGTCCAGTGTATGACAACATCTCAGGCATGGCCATGACCTCTACTGCAGCACAGACAGTGGCCACAGATGACCAGGATGACGTTCACTACGCCAGCGTCCACTTCCAGGAAGTCCTTCTGTACTCGACCATCCAACCGTCTCAAGCCCAGGAACAGGACGAGGATATCCAGTACGCTACTCTGAAATTAAACCTCCTGAGTGATGCCACCTG cCCCACAGCAGCAGACCCTGGTGCTGCTGAGGAGGACTACTTTGTTCTCTACAGCACAGTCAACAAATCCAGAACCAAGAAGACCTGA
- the LOC124020974 gene encoding B-cell receptor CD22-like isoform X2, with product MVLRTAGSVLVVFLWSVAVVLGQYGWSVTYTKNSICALKGSTVELSCSYTYPRGHRVRTIGWSYWNSDAGRFVEIQSNNEGRVEYRQTTEKDSTLRITDLRQSDKDTYYFRYKTDKSDWKTAQRGVTLSVTELQVEVTGQWNVKTLTCRTSCSLPGVHNSNCWSVTYTKRRICVLKGSTVEISCSYTHPTSYIEQGSFWFTQKDPVDVSSYPESAGRVQYNRNTENHHTMTITHLTEKDSAEYIFRLITYKGRFSGLPGVMLTVTDILLEMDPTSVSEGERVTLRCRTQCAVALNPTCIWYKNGQRLTNPVTSYNSLILDPVTSYNSLILEPISSEDAGNYSCAVEGFERILSPEETLTVRYGPKTTSVSVSPSGEIVEGSSVTLTCNSDANPPVDKYTWYKKNGGHNQSISNQNTGPHHTFNQVKSSDTGEYYCEAQNELGTDRPESINMDVKYGPKNTSVSVSPSGEIVEGSSVTLTCSSDANPPVDKYTWYKTNIASAKASGQSYSITNIISEDRGEYYCEAQNRRGSMNSTAQMIIVAVKQTSVLTAAVGITVVVLVLILCLSGLMWFRKKASKPTSNTGDTSENEQGDSSPVYDNISGMAMTSTAAQTVATDDQDDVHYASVHFQEVLLYSTIQPSQAQEQDEDIQYATLKLNLLSDATCPTAADPGAAEEDYFVLYSTVNKSRTKKT from the exons ATGGTCTTGAGAACAGCAGGAAGTGTGTTGGTGGTCTTTCTCTGGTCTGTAGCAG TGGTACTCGGGCAGTATGGATGGAGTGTGACCTACACCAAGAATAGTATCTGTGCCTTGAAGGGGTCAACAGTGGAGCTGTCCTGTTCTTACACATATCCCAGAGGTCATAGAGTCAGAACAATTGGATGGTCTTATTGGAATAGTGATGCGGGTCGATTTGTTGAAATCCAATCTAATAATGAGGGTCGTGTGGAGTACCGTCAGACAACAGAGAAGGACTCTACCCTGAGAATCACAGACCTGAGACAGAGTGACAAAGATACATATTACTTCAGATATAAAACAGACAAGTCCGATTGGAAAACTGCCCAACGTggagtcactctctctgtcactg AACTGCAGGTGGAGGTGACAGGACAATGGAATGTGAAAACACTGACCTGTAGAACCAGCTGCAGCCTGCCTG GTGTTCATAATTCAAACTGCTGGAGTGTGACTTACACCAAGAGGAGAATCTGTGTCTTGAAGGGCTCCACAGTGGAAATATCCTGCTCTTACACTCATCCCACTAGTTATATAGAACAAGGTTCATTCTGGTTTACACAGAAAGACCCTGTAGATGTCAGTTCATATCCAGAGTCTGCAGGTCGTGTGCAGTACAATAGGAACACAGAGAACCACCACACCATGACAATAACACACCTGACAGAGAAGGACTCGGCTGAATACATATTCAGATTAATAACATACAAGGGGAGATTTTCTGGCCTTCCTGGTGTGATGTTGACTGTCACAG ATATCCTGTTGGAGATGGATCCTACGTCTGtgtcagagggggagagagtcacGCTGAGATGTAGAACCCAATGTGCAGTCGCTCTGAACCCCACCTGCATCTGGTACAAGAACGGACAACGTCTGACCAACCCAGTCACCAGTTATAACAGCCTGATCCTAGACCCAGTCACCAGTTATAACAGCCTAATCCTAGAACCAATCAGCAGTGAGGATGCAGGGAACTACTCCTGTGCTGTAGAAGGTTTTGAGAGAATCCTCTCTCCAGAAGAGACTCTCACTGTCAGAT ATGGCCCAAAGACCACCTcagtgtcagtcagtccctctggtgaAATAGTGGAGGGCAGTTCAGTGACTCTGACCTGCAACAGTGATGCCAACCCACCTGTGGACAAATACACCTGGTACAAGAAGAATGGAGGTCACAATCAGAGTATCTCCAATCAGAACACAGGACCACATCATACCTTCAACCAAGTCAAgtcatctgatactggggagtaCTACTGCGAGGCCCAGAATGAGTTGGGGACAGACAGGCCTGAGTCTATCAACATGGATGTGAAAT ACGGCCCAAAGAACACCTcagtgtcagtcagtccctctggtgaAATAGTGGAGGGCAGTTCAGTGACTCTGACCTGCAGCAGTGATGCCAACCCACCTGTGGACAAATACACCTGGTACAAGACGAACATAGCCTCAGCAAAAGCATCAGGACAGAGTTACAGCATCACTAACATCATCtctgaggacagaggagaataTTACTGTGAGGCCCAGAATAGAAGAGGATCTATGAACTCTACAGCTCAGATGATCATTGTAGCAG TGAAACAAACCTCAGTTCTGACTGCAGCTGTAGGGATCACAGTGGTTGTTCTGGttctcatcctctgtctctctggactCATGTGGTTCAG GAAGAAGGCCTCCAAACCCACCTCCAACACAGGAGACACATCAGAAAATGAACAG ggaGACTCTAGTCCAGTGTATGACAACATCTCAGGCATGGCCATGACCTCTACTGCAGCACAGACAGTGGCCACAGATGACCAGGATGACGTTCACTACGCCAGCGTCCACTTCCAGGAAGTCCTTCTGTACTCGACCATCCAACCGTCTCAAGCCCAGGAACAGGACGAGGATATCCAGTACGCTACTCTGAAATTAAACCTCCTGAGTGATGCCACCTG cCCCACAGCAGCAGACCCTGGTGCTGCTGAGGAGGACTACTTTGTTCTCTACAGCACAGTCAACAAATCCAGAACCAAGAAGACCTGA